Proteins found in one Pyrus communis chromosome 15, drPyrComm1.1, whole genome shotgun sequence genomic segment:
- the LOC137718129 gene encoding filament-like plant protein, translating to MERKWLWKKKPLEKSSGETDSSGSVSSNSERYSDEQDAQKASPNHDAQSPEVTSKAASSADHVNYSLKSLTERLSAALVNVSAKEDLVKQHAKVAEEAVAGWEKAENEAAVFKSELEVTVQQNSALEDRVSHLDGALKECVRQLRQAREEQEQTIQEAVLKKTRDWESTKLKLESRIIELQRKAEVNRSEASAFVDPHLSHKLQSLEKENSALKHELLTQAEELEIMTIERDLSTQAAETASKQHLESIKKVARLESECRRLKALGSKIPTVIDHKSSAASSMYVESCMDSQSDSGERLNMMEIDSQKMNGSEANKRDLTFSDCWASALVAELDQFKNEKAVSRNLPAPSIDVDLMDDFLEMERLASLPQTENEASYLESEAIVNQTNNEERALRAELEAMSHRMAELEDKLEKLEVEKEKLEVENAEIEAMSHRAAELEDMLEKKEVERENLEVEKAKIKTALAKSQECYAAAEFQLKEAEMKLEELQKELSIANESRQTIESQLISMEAEARTMSAKVDSLEAEVQREKALSTEIAIRCQDLEEELSRKNEEFKLQKTACSNSELKRKQEDLAVAAGKLAECQKTIASLGNQLKSLATLEDFLIDSESLPGFTGVAPQIPQADEQWKLHSNVTFSPKRDSVSKPADESCGPSTNRNEDNSPPSSSASTSSTVLSTHVSSEKNRNGFAKFFSRTKSGIRLEI from the exons ATGGAGCGCAAGTGGTTGTGGAAGAAGAAGCCTTTGGAGAAGAGCTCTGGAGAAACTGATAGTTCAGGTTCAGTATCTTCGAACTCGGAGAGGTACTCCGATGAACAG GATGCACAAAAGGCATCTCCGAATCATGATGCTCAATCACCTGAAGTCACATCAAAAGCAGCATCCAGTGCTGACCATGTTAATTATAGTCTGAAGAGTCTAACGGAGAGATTATCAGCTGCTCTTGTGAATGTTAGCGCCAAAGAAGACTTGGTGAAGCAGCATGCCAAAGTTGCTGAAGAAGCTGTCGCAG GCTGGGAAAAGGCTGAAAATGAGGCTGCGGTTTTTAAGTCAGAACTTGAAGTTACAGTTCAACAAAACTCGGCTTTGGAAGATCGTGTAAGCCATCTAGATGGGGCCCTCAAGGAATGCGTTAGACAGCTTAGACAAGCGAGAGAGGAGCAGGAACAAACCATACAGGAAGCTGTGCTGAAGAAAACCCGTGACTGGGAGTCCACCAAGTTGAAGCTTGAAAGTCGGATTATTGAGCTACAGAGAAAAGCAGAAGTGAATAGATCTGAAGCTTCTGCTTTTGTCGATCCTCATCTTTCTCATAAGCTGCAAtctttagaaaaagaaaactcgGCCCTAAAGCATGAGCTACTGACTCAAGCAGAGGAGTTGGAAATCATGACAATTGAAAGGGACTTAAGTACTCAAGCAGCTGAAACGGCCAGTAAGCAACATTTAGAGAGTATAAAAAAGGTTGCAAGGCTTGAATCCGAGTGCCGGAGGCTAAAAGCTTTGGGTAGTAAAATACCTACTGTCATTGATCACAAGTCCAGTGCTGCTTCTTCAATGTACGTGGAGTCTTGCATGGATAGTCAATCGGACAGTGGAGAGCGGCTAAACATGATGGAGATAGATTCTCAAAAGATGAATGGCTCAGAGGCAAACAAGCGTGACCTGACTTTCTCTGACTGTTGGGCTTCGGCCCTGGTTGCTGAGCTTGATCAATTCAAGAATGAAAAGGCTGTAAGCAGAAATTTGCCTGCCCCTTCCATTGATGTTGATCTCATGGACGATTTCCTAGAGATGGAACGACTTGCTTCGTTGCCACAGACTGAGAATGAAGCTAGTTATCTGGAATCCGAAGCCATAGTTAATCAAACCAATAATGAAGAACGTGCCTTGAGAGCTGAACTTGAAGCCATGAGTCATCGGATGGCCGAACTTGAGGACAAGTTAGAAAAGCTTGAAGTAGAGAAAGAAAAGTTAGAGGTAGAGAATGCTGAAATTGAAGCTATGAGTCATCGGGCAGCCGAATTAGAAGACATGTTAGAAAAGAAGGAAGTCGAGAGAGAAAATTTGGAAGTAGAGAAAGCTAAAATAAAAACCGCTTTAGCCAAAAGTCAAGAATGTTATGCGGCAGCAGAGTTTCAGCTTAAAGAAGCAGAAATGAAGTTGGAGGAGTTACAAAAGGAGCTAAGTATTGCAAATGAATCAAGGCAGACTATTGAGTCTCAGCTCATTAGCATGGAAGCAGAGGCGCGGACCATGTCTGCTAAGGTTGATTCTTTGGAAGCAGAGGTTCAAAGGGAGAAGGCTTTGTCAACAGAAATTGCCATCAGATGTCAGGATTTAGAGGAGGAGCTATCAAGAAAAAACGAAGAATTCAAGCTTCAGAAAACTGCTTGCTCGAACAGTGAATTGAAGAGAAAGCAG GAAGACCTAGCTGTAGCAGCTGGAAAGCTTGCTGAGTGCCAGAAGACAATAGCATCGCTAGGAAATCAACTCAAATCTCTAGCGACACTAGAAGATTTCCTGATAGACTCCGAAAGCCTCCCAGGGTTCACTGGTGTTGCGCCGCAGATTCCTCAGGCTGATGAACAGTGGAAGTTGCATTCCAATGTGACATTTTCACCTAAACGAGATTCTGTATCAAAACCAGCCGATGAGAGTTGTGGTCCTTCAACAAATAGAAATGAGGACAACTCCCCACCATCTTCGTCTGCATCAACCTCATCCACTGTGTTGTCGACTCATGTCAGCTCTGAGAAGAATCGAAATGGGTTTGCGAAGTTCTTCTCCCGAACCAAGAGTGGGATACGACTAGAAATTTAG